In Shinella sp. XGS7, a single genomic region encodes these proteins:
- a CDS encoding DUF4136 domain-containing protein: MINFTRRLALAGLGAVALLGLSGCAALNTISADAQSFGSWPAGRQPGSYAFERLPSQQQNEKGQAELEDTARAALEKAGFTAAADTKSADVLVSIGVRVSRSDRAPWDDPLWWRWNGSYFSWRYGPAWRPYYSRFGYPYPIDPMMERRYDREVALLLRDRKSNEPLYEARASNDGATQGSLSLVGALFEAAMADFPQTQPQPHAVSVQLGGGR; encoded by the coding sequence ATGATCAACTTCACGCGACGGCTGGCCCTGGCCGGCCTGGGCGCCGTGGCGCTGCTGGGTCTGTCCGGCTGCGCCGCCCTCAACACCATCAGCGCCGATGCGCAGAGCTTCGGCAGCTGGCCCGCCGGCCGGCAGCCCGGCAGCTACGCCTTCGAGCGCCTGCCCTCGCAGCAGCAGAACGAGAAGGGCCAGGCGGAGCTGGAAGACACGGCGCGCGCGGCCCTGGAGAAGGCAGGCTTCACCGCCGCGGCCGACACCAAGAGCGCCGATGTGCTGGTGTCCATCGGCGTGCGCGTCAGCCGCAGCGACCGCGCCCCCTGGGACGACCCGCTGTGGTGGCGCTGGAACGGCAGCTATTTCTCCTGGCGCTACGGCCCGGCCTGGCGCCCCTACTACAGCCGCTTCGGCTACCCCTATCCCATCGACCCCATGATGGAGCGGCGCTACGACCGCGAGGTGGCCCTGCTGCTGCGGGACCGCAAGAGCAATGAGCCGCTCTACGAGGCCCGCGCCAGCAATGACGGCGCCACCCAGGGCAGCCTGAGCCTGGTGGGCGCGCTCTTCGAAGCGGCCATGGCGGACTTTCCGCAGACCCAGCCCCAGCCGCACGCGGTCAGCGTGCAACTGGGGGGTGGCCGGTAA
- the glmU gene encoding bifunctional UDP-N-acetylglucosamine diphosphorylase/glucosamine-1-phosphate N-acetyltransferase GlmU, translated as MAAGKGTRMKSTCPKVLHKLAGKSLLRHVLDTTAGLGATQRLVITGHGADQVESAVAGPGIAFVRQMPQLGTGHAIQQVVPHLPEIGSTLILSGDTPLISAATTRQLAETCAGNRLVLLTIDYSDPTGYGRIVREGEAVKAIVEHKDASPEQRQIRECYTGIMAAPTAALKRWVGQLSNNNAQGEYYLTDIVAMAVAEGVPVVGVKTLNETEVLGINSPLQLADLERRFQRRQAETLMEQHGLRLADPARFDLRGELICGQDVEIDVGCVFEGRVELGDGVRIGAYSVIRNARIAAGARIHEFTHIDGEAAGASVGEGALVGPFARLRPGAELGAEVHIGNFVEVKNSSLARGAKANHLAYLGDATVGERVNYGAGSITANYDGANKHRTSIGADVHVGSNCVLVAPVEIGTGATIGGGSTITKSVGPGELAVARGKQVAIQGWVRPTKKR; from the coding sequence ATGGCCGCGGGCAAGGGTACCCGCATGAAGTCCACGTGCCCCAAGGTGCTGCACAAGCTGGCCGGCAAATCCCTGCTGCGCCATGTGCTGGACACCACGGCCGGCCTGGGCGCCACCCAGCGCCTGGTGATCACGGGCCATGGCGCCGACCAGGTGGAAAGCGCCGTGGCCGGTCCCGGCATCGCCTTCGTGCGCCAGATGCCCCAGCTGGGCACGGGCCATGCCATCCAGCAGGTCGTGCCCCACCTGCCCGAGATCGGCAGCACCCTGATACTGAGTGGCGACACGCCGCTGATCAGCGCCGCCACGACCCGCCAGCTGGCCGAGACCTGCGCCGGCAATCGCCTGGTGCTGCTGACGATCGACTACAGCGACCCCACCGGCTATGGCCGCATCGTGCGTGAGGGCGAGGCGGTCAAGGCCATCGTCGAGCACAAGGACGCCAGCCCCGAGCAGCGCCAGATCCGCGAGTGCTACACCGGCATCATGGCCGCGCCGACCGCGGCGCTGAAGCGCTGGGTGGGCCAGCTCTCCAACAACAATGCCCAGGGTGAGTACTACCTGACCGACATCGTCGCGATGGCGGTCGCCGAGGGCGTGCCGGTGGTCGGCGTCAAGACCCTCAACGAAACCGAGGTGCTGGGCATCAACAGCCCGCTGCAGCTGGCCGATCTGGAGCGCCGCTTCCAGCGCCGCCAGGCCGAGACCCTGATGGAGCAGCACGGCCTGCGCCTGGCCGACCCCGCCCGCTTCGATCTGCGCGGCGAGCTGATCTGCGGCCAGGATGTGGAGATCGATGTGGGCTGCGTCTTCGAGGGCCGGGTGGAGCTGGGCGACGGCGTGCGCATTGGCGCCTACAGCGTGATCCGCAATGCCCGCATCGCGGCCGGCGCACGCATCCATGAATTCACCCATATCGACGGCGAGGCCGCCGGCGCCAGTGTGGGTGAAGGCGCTCTGGTCGGCCCCTTTGCCCGCCTGCGTCCCGGCGCCGAGCTGGGCGCCGAGGTGCACATCGGCAACTTCGTCGAGGTCAAGAACTCCAGCCTGGCGCGCGGCGCCAAGGCCAATCACCTGGCCTACCTGGGCGACGCCACGGTGGGCGAGCGCGTCAACTATGGCGCCGGCTCCATCACCGCCAACTACGACGGCGCCAACAAGCACCGCACCAGCATCGGCGCCGATGTGCATGTGGGCAGCAACTGCGTGCTGGTGGCCCCGGTGGAGATCGGCACCGGCGCCACCATAGGCGGCGGCTCCACCATCACCAAGTCCGTGGGCCCGGGCGAGCTGGCCGTGGCGCGCGGCAAGCAGGTGGCCATCCAGGGTTGGGTGCGCCCCACGAAGAAGCGCTGA
- the ttcA gene encoding tRNA 2-thiocytidine(32) synthetase TtcA — translation MDTADAPILDTDRAAAEKKQAHETNKLSKRLHRLVGQAITDFNMIEDGDKVMVCLSGGKDSYSLLDILINLRQRAPIKFDIVAVNLDQKQPGFPAEVLPTYLKSIGVDFHIETQDTYSIVKKLVPEGKTTCSLCSRLRRGILYRVAQELGATKIALGHHRDDIVTTLLLNMFFGSRMKGMPPKLVSDDGKNVVIRPLAYVRESDLVKWAEHREFPIIPCNLCGSQENLQRANVKAMLQDWDKKFPGRVDNMFTAMGNIVTSHMMDRQLFPFQTIKATGTPDPNGDIAFDEEEHCGPAEPAAGSVIRLVREEE, via the coding sequence ATGGACACCGCCGACGCCCCCATCCTCGACACCGACCGCGCCGCCGCCGAGAAGAAGCAGGCCCACGAGACCAACAAGCTCTCCAAGCGCCTGCACCGCCTGGTGGGCCAGGCCATCACCGACTTCAACATGATCGAGGACGGCGACAAGGTCATGGTCTGCCTGTCCGGCGGCAAGGACAGCTACTCCCTGCTGGACATCCTGATCAATCTGCGCCAACGCGCGCCGATCAAGTTCGACATCGTCGCGGTCAATCTGGACCAGAAGCAGCCCGGCTTCCCGGCCGAGGTGCTGCCCACCTACCTCAAGAGCATCGGGGTGGACTTCCACATCGAGACCCAGGACACCTACAGCATCGTCAAGAAGCTGGTGCCCGAGGGCAAGACCACCTGCAGCCTGTGCTCGCGCCTGCGCCGCGGCATCCTCTACCGCGTGGCCCAGGAACTAGGCGCCACCAAGATCGCGCTGGGCCATCACCGCGACGACATCGTCACCACCCTGCTGCTGAACATGTTCTTCGGCAGCCGCATGAAGGGCATGCCGCCCAAGCTGGTGAGCGATGACGGCAAGAACGTGGTGATCCGCCCCCTGGCCTATGTGCGCGAGTCCGACCTGGTGAAGTGGGCCGAGCACCGCGAGTTCCCCATCATTCCCTGCAATCTCTGCGGCAGCCAGGAGAACCTGCAGCGCGCCAACGTCAAGGCCATGCTGCAGGACTGGGACAAGAAGTTCCCGGGCCGGGTCGACAATATGTTCACCGCCATGGGCAATATCGTCACCTCGCACATGATGGACCGCCAGCTCTTCCCCTTCCAGACCATCAAGGCCACCGGCACCCCGGATCCGAACGGCGACATCGCTTTCGACGAAGAGGAGCACTGCGGCCCCGCCGAGCCGGCCGCCGGCTCGGTGATCCGCCTGGTGCGCGAGGAGGAGTGA